The following coding sequences lie in one Bifidobacterium sp. ESL0690 genomic window:
- a CDS encoding ABC transporter ATP-binding protein — protein MATDQEHPKHLIRTLLHSLREYKRESLLAPAFVMVESVLEIVIPTIMAELIDQGVSGGSMPAIWKFGIILLGCAVVSLFAGFMSGRYAAIGSSGFAKNLRHDLFEKVQSFSFTNIDRFSTGSIITRLTTDVTNIQFAFQMIIRVAVRAPMMVIVAWIFSFRISHSISMVFLVIIPILGLALTGLALSVHPIFEKVFHTYDHLNNIVDENLQGIRVVKSYDREEHEDRKFGRVSERIFKLYCKAEHVMAFNWPILNTCIYGAMLVISWMGTKQIVASHNNPLLGLTTGDLTALVTYAMQILMSLNMVSMIVVMVVISRADAERICQVLNEVSTVRDNSHPIMQVPNGSIKFNDVTFRYSEGSERPVLEDINLDIKAGKTVGIVGGTGSSKSSLVQLIPRLYDVSSGSLEVGGHDVRDYDLVALRDAVAMVLQKNVLFTGTIAENIRWGNPDATDEDVVRVCKLAQADGFIREFPKGYDTYIEEGGSNVSGGQRQRLCIARALLKKPKILILDDSTSAVDTKTDKLIRNAFSTEIPDTTKIIIAQRLASVQESDEIIVMEEGRILDHGTHDELLKTCEEYRSIYESQTKNQGKGDDDNE, from the coding sequence ATGGCAACGGATCAGGAACACCCCAAGCATCTGATACGCACGTTGCTGCACAGCCTGCGCGAATACAAGCGCGAAAGCCTGTTGGCTCCGGCTTTCGTGATGGTCGAAAGCGTCCTCGAAATCGTGATTCCCACCATCATGGCCGAGTTGATTGACCAAGGTGTCTCCGGCGGCTCCATGCCGGCGATATGGAAATTCGGCATTATTCTTCTGGGTTGCGCCGTCGTCTCACTGTTCGCCGGGTTCATGTCCGGGCGTTACGCGGCCATCGGCTCGTCCGGTTTCGCCAAGAACCTGCGCCACGATCTCTTCGAGAAGGTGCAGTCCTTCAGTTTCACCAATATCGACCGGTTCTCTACCGGTTCGATCATCACCCGCCTGACCACCGACGTCACCAACATCCAGTTCGCCTTCCAGATGATCATTCGCGTGGCCGTGCGTGCCCCGATGATGGTCATCGTCGCATGGATTTTCTCCTTCAGAATCAGCCATTCGATTTCAATGGTGTTTTTGGTTATTATCCCGATTCTCGGGCTGGCTTTGACGGGGCTCGCGCTTTCGGTTCATCCGATTTTCGAAAAAGTCTTCCATACGTATGACCACCTGAACAACATCGTCGACGAGAACCTTCAGGGTATCCGCGTAGTCAAGTCCTACGACCGCGAGGAGCACGAGGACCGCAAGTTCGGCCGTGTTTCGGAGCGGATCTTCAAGCTTTACTGCAAGGCCGAGCACGTCATGGCCTTCAACTGGCCGATTCTGAACACCTGCATTTACGGCGCGATGCTCGTCATCTCGTGGATGGGCACCAAGCAGATCGTCGCCTCGCACAACAACCCGCTGCTCGGTCTGACCACCGGTGACCTGACCGCGTTGGTCACCTACGCCATGCAGATATTGATGTCGCTGAACATGGTCTCGATGATTGTGGTCATGGTCGTCATCTCCCGCGCCGATGCCGAACGTATCTGCCAGGTGCTGAACGAAGTGAGCACCGTGCGCGACAACAGCCACCCGATCATGCAAGTGCCGAACGGTTCCATCAAATTCAACGACGTCACCTTCCGCTACTCCGAAGGGAGCGAACGGCCGGTACTCGAAGATATCAACCTCGACATCAAGGCCGGCAAGACCGTCGGCATTGTCGGCGGCACCGGCTCGTCCAAATCCAGCCTCGTTCAGCTTATCCCGCGACTTTACGACGTCAGTTCCGGATCGTTGGAAGTCGGCGGACACGACGTACGCGACTACGACTTGGTCGCCCTGCGCGACGCGGTGGCCATGGTGCTGCAGAAGAACGTCCTCTTCACCGGCACCATTGCCGAGAACATTCGCTGGGGCAACCCGGACGCCACCGACGAGGACGTGGTCCGCGTCTGCAAGCTCGCTCAGGCCGACGGGTTCATCCGCGAGTTCCCCAAGGGTTACGACACATATATCGAGGAAGGCGGTTCCAACGTTTCCGGCGGGCAGAGGCAGCGTCTGTGCATCGCCCGAGCACTGTTGAAGAAGCCGAAGATTCTGATTCTCGACGATTCCACCAGCGCCGTCGACACCAAGACGGACAAGCTGATTCGCAATGCTTTCTCCACCGAGATCCCGGACACGACGAAGATCATCATCGCCCAGAGGCTCGCTTCGGTGCAGGAATCCGACGAGATCATTGTGATGGAGGAAGGTCGTATCCTCGACCACGGCACGCACGACGAGCTGTTGAAGACATGCGAGGAATACCGTTCGATTTATGAATCCCAGACGAAGAACCAGGGCAAGGGGGATGATGACAATGAGTGA
- a CDS encoding MFS transporter — protein MDSTIQVTKSNLAPDTQKPLQNKVRFALGFVLVSVLWAAPFAMGSGVLLPETFKHLSGVSAENAVSTMSSVSVIFALVANIVFGTLSDVSKFKIGKRTPWIVAGGIIGAAGYFLTAESKTLLWIVIGWCIVQIGINCLIAPAVAVLSDRIPEDVRGTYSALYGAGQIVGMQVGNFIGSFFLSHLNTGLVVGTIIFLFSGILTVIIWPREQSAEHNDKATSAADVARSFIPPTKNSRDFYLALIGRFTFTVGCFMISGFQLLILERYIHLNRDDAGHATQIIAIITVITTIIAAAVSGPISDYLQRRKVIVSIACVIIALGMLVVWLVPTTTGIYLYAALAGIGNGCYMSVDQALNVDVLPNPKEAGKDLGILNLSNTVGQAIAPWCTSLFISLSGGYKGVFPVAIVFLLVGTIFIMMIRKVK, from the coding sequence ATGGACTCAACAATACAGGTCACCAAATCGAACCTGGCACCGGATACCCAAAAGCCATTGCAGAACAAGGTACGTTTCGCATTGGGTTTCGTGCTGGTTTCCGTCCTCTGGGCGGCACCCTTTGCCATGGGCTCCGGCGTGCTTCTTCCCGAAACGTTCAAGCACCTTTCCGGCGTCTCCGCCGAGAATGCCGTCAGCACCATGAGCTCGGTGAGCGTCATCTTCGCACTCGTCGCCAACATCGTCTTCGGTACGCTTTCCGACGTTTCCAAATTCAAAATCGGCAAGCGCACCCCATGGATCGTCGCAGGCGGCATCATCGGCGCCGCCGGCTACTTCCTCACCGCTGAATCCAAGACCCTGCTGTGGATCGTCATCGGCTGGTGCATCGTGCAGATCGGCATCAACTGCCTGATCGCCCCTGCGGTCGCCGTTCTCTCCGACCGCATCCCCGAAGACGTTCGCGGTACCTATTCCGCGCTTTATGGCGCCGGCCAAATCGTCGGCATGCAGGTCGGCAACTTCATCGGCAGCTTCTTCCTGAGTCACCTGAACACCGGCCTCGTTGTCGGCACCATCATCTTCCTCTTCTCCGGTATTTTGACGGTTATCATCTGGCCTCGTGAGCAGTCTGCAGAGCACAACGACAAGGCGACCTCGGCCGCTGATGTCGCACGCTCCTTCATCCCTCCCACCAAGAACAGCCGCGATTTCTATTTGGCTCTCATCGGTCGTTTCACCTTCACCGTCGGCTGCTTCATGATCTCCGGATTCCAGCTGCTCATCCTCGAGCGCTACATCCACTTGAACAGGGATGATGCCGGCCACGCCACCCAGATCATCGCCATTATCACCGTAATCACCACCATCATCGCAGCGGCGGTCTCCGGCCCCATCTCCGACTATCTGCAGCGCCGCAAGGTCATCGTCTCCATCGCCTGCGTCATCATCGCCTTGGGCATGCTCGTGGTATGGCTCGTTCCCACCACCACCGGCATCTACCTCTATGCGGCACTCGCCGGCATCGGCAACGGCTGCTACATGTCCGTCGACCAGGCACTGAACGTTGACGTTCTGCCCAATCCGAAGGAAGCCGGCAAGGACCTCGGCATCCTGAACCTCTCCAACACTGTTGGCCAGGCCATTGCACCTTGGTGCACTTCCCTGTTCATCAGCCTCTCGGGCGGTTACAAGGGCGTCTTCCCGGTCGCCATCGTCTTCCTGCTTGTGGGCACCATCTTCATCATGATGATTCGCAAGGTCAAGTAA